The Pseudomonas triclosanedens genome has a window encoding:
- a CDS encoding LysR family transcriptional regulator — protein sequence MRMTLRQMQVFRAVCESRSYSRAAEEMALTQPAVSLQIRQLEELVGQPLFEYIGKKLYQTDAADALLRATNDIFQRLEVLDMNLSDIKGSLQGQLRLAVESSAKYITPHLFAAFQAQHPDVSLHLTVVNRAQVIKRLSDNRDDLVIMSLVPQDMALEFLPFLNNPIVAVAPPEHPLCNAAKLSLKDLESYPLLIREPGSGTRKACEEHFQQKRAHFPQTLEFASLEGSREGVLAGLGLALLPRHAVSRELQSGLLRELPVEELPLYRSWCLVHARGKRLSPVAQAFVVFIREERALISQLAERFAGPPSPK from the coding sequence ATGCGTATGACCCTTCGCCAGATGCAGGTTTTCCGCGCGGTATGCGAAAGCCGCTCCTACAGCCGGGCAGCGGAGGAAATGGCACTGACCCAGCCAGCGGTCAGCCTGCAGATTCGCCAGTTGGAAGAGCTGGTCGGACAGCCACTGTTCGAATACATCGGCAAGAAGCTCTACCAGACCGACGCCGCCGACGCCCTGCTGCGCGCCACCAACGACATCTTCCAGCGCCTGGAAGTGCTGGACATGAACCTGTCCGACATCAAGGGTTCGCTGCAGGGCCAGCTACGCCTGGCGGTGGAGTCGAGCGCCAAGTACATCACGCCGCACCTCTTCGCCGCGTTCCAGGCGCAGCACCCGGATGTCAGCCTGCACCTCACGGTGGTCAACCGCGCCCAGGTGATCAAGCGCCTGTCGGACAACCGCGACGACCTGGTGATCATGTCCCTGGTACCACAGGACATGGCGCTGGAATTCCTGCCCTTCCTGAACAACCCGATCGTCGCGGTCGCGCCGCCGGAGCACCCGCTGTGCAACGCCGCCAAGCTGTCGCTCAAGGACCTGGAATCCTACCCGCTGCTGATCCGCGAGCCAGGCTCGGGCACCCGCAAGGCATGCGAGGAGCACTTCCAGCAAAAGCGCGCGCACTTCCCGCAGACGCTGGAATTCGCATCGCTGGAAGGTTCGCGCGAAGGCGTGCTGGCGGGGCTGGGGCTGGCGCTGCTGCCACGCCACGCGGTGAGCCGGGAGCTGCAATCGGGGCTGTTGCGCGAGCTGCCGGTGGAGGAGCTGCCACTCTACCGTAGCTGGTGTCTGGTGCATGCGCGCGGCAAGCGCCTGAGCCCTGTAGCCCAGGCGTTCGTCGTCTTCATCCGTGAAGAGCGCGCGCTGATCAGCCAGTTGGCCGAGCGCTTCGCCGGCCCGCCTTCGCCGAAGTAA
- a CDS encoding PA3496 family putative envelope integrity protein, giving the protein MPRHIDDTQQLDSKTRRKLEDQRRMQFRRAIEDRAEAQRLAVETSDFPDLIAAAYLTSAKAGRRSARPTG; this is encoded by the coding sequence ATGCCCCGCCATATCGACGACACCCAGCAACTGGACAGCAAGACCCGCCGCAAGCTCGAAGACCAGCGGCGCATGCAGTTCCGCCGCGCCATCGAAGACCGAGCAGAGGCCCAGCGTCTCGCCGTCGAAACCTCCGATTTCCCCGATCTTATCGCCGCCGCCTACCTTACTTCGGCGAAGGCGGGCCGGCGAAGCGCTCGGCCAACTGGCTGA
- the hexR gene encoding transcriptional regulator HexR: MNLLQHIAQSRHLLRKSELKVADHVMQDPASVMHSSMADLAHGVGVSEPTIVRFCRAIGCSGFQDLKLKLAQSLAAGASFGQFSINESDSVADFSLKIFDTTLHSLMEVREHLDTHALERAIAAIAHAQRVEFYGFGASGAVAADAQHKFFRLLLSAAAYSDPHMQAMSAVTLKPSDVAICISQSGRSKDLLVTANLVREAGATLITLCPSQTPLADLATVNLAVDVHEDTDIYTPLTSRIAHLVVIDVLAMGVAMARGPDLVNHLKSVKRSLRSLRLSPKVVKSHEERPDEAS, translated from the coding sequence GTGAACCTTTTGCAGCACATTGCCCAGTCGCGTCATCTGCTCCGCAAGTCGGAGCTCAAGGTTGCCGATCACGTGATGCAGGACCCTGCATCGGTCATGCACAGTTCAATGGCAGACCTCGCCCACGGTGTGGGTGTCAGCGAGCCGACCATCGTGCGCTTCTGTCGCGCCATTGGTTGCAGCGGCTTCCAGGACCTCAAGCTCAAGCTGGCGCAGAGCCTGGCCGCCGGCGCCAGCTTCGGCCAGTTCTCGATCAACGAGAGCGACTCGGTGGCGGACTTCAGCCTGAAGATCTTCGACACCACCCTGCACTCGTTGATGGAGGTGCGCGAGCATCTCGACACCCACGCCCTGGAGCGCGCCATCGCCGCCATCGCCCATGCCCAGCGTGTGGAGTTCTACGGTTTCGGCGCTTCCGGCGCGGTGGCGGCGGATGCCCAGCACAAGTTCTTCCGCCTGCTGCTGTCGGCGGCGGCGTATTCCGACCCCCACATGCAGGCCATGTCGGCGGTGACCCTGAAGCCCTCGGACGTGGCGATCTGCATCTCCCAGTCCGGCCGCTCCAAGGACTTGCTGGTGACCGCAAACCTGGTGCGCGAAGCCGGCGCCACGCTGATCACCCTGTGCCCGAGCCAGACTCCCCTGGCCGACCTGGCCACGGTCAACCTGGCGGTGGACGTGCATGAAGACACCGACATCTACACCCCGCTGACCTCGCGCATCGCCCACCTGGTGGTGATCGATGTGCTGGCGATGGGCGTGGCGATGGCCCGCGGCCCGGACCTGGTGAACCACCTCAAGAGCGTCAAGCGCAGCCTGCGCAGCCTGCGCCTGTCGCCGAAGGTGGTGAAGAGCCACGAGGAGCGCCCGGACGAGGCGTCCTGA
- the zwf gene encoding glucose-6-phosphate dehydrogenase: MNTPASPSLPSSCDILVFGGSGDLALHKLLPALYHLHRENRLPADTRIFALARSNRDAAAYLALAERNCRAQVARNDFIVEAWRSFAQRLEYLAIDASQSADFGRLAKALKHSEGRVLVHYLATAPSLFAPIAQNLKIAGLAGPLARIVLEKPLGHSLESARAINQAIGEVFDESRVFRIDHYLGKETVQNLMALRFANTLFEPVWRNGHIDHVQITVSETLGVENRGGYYDHAGAMRDMVQNHLLQLLCLVAMEAPVRFDAEAVRNEKVKIIEALRPISGQDVQDKTVRGQYAAGHIGGQEVPAYWFEKNVDNDSDTETFVAIQAEIDNWRWSGVPFYLRTGKRMAKKCSEIVIQFKPAPNGLIGSASNTANRLWIRLQPEERISVQLMAKAPGKGMQLEPVELDLNLAQAFNRNKRRWDAYERLLLDVIEGDSTLFMRRDEVEAAWRWVDPIIKGWQEYYQSPRPYPAGSNGPEQAQTLLELQGRRWLE, translated from the coding sequence GTGAATACTCCCGCCAGCCCTAGTCTCCCCAGCTCCTGCGACATTCTGGTATTCGGCGGTAGCGGTGACCTCGCCCTGCACAAGCTGCTGCCGGCGCTCTACCACCTGCATCGGGAGAATCGCCTGCCGGCCGACACGCGGATCTTCGCCCTTGCCCGCAGCAACCGCGACGCAGCCGCCTACCTGGCCCTGGCCGAGCGCAACTGCCGCGCCCAGGTGGCGCGCAACGATTTCATCGTAGAAGCCTGGCGCAGCTTCGCCCAGCGCCTGGAGTACCTTGCCATCGATGCCTCGCAAAGCGCCGATTTCGGTCGCCTGGCCAAGGCGCTCAAGCACAGCGAGGGCCGCGTGCTGGTGCATTACCTGGCCACCGCGCCGAGCCTGTTCGCTCCGATTGCGCAGAACCTGAAGATCGCCGGGCTGGCCGGTCCGCTGGCGCGCATCGTGCTGGAGAAGCCGCTGGGCCACTCGCTGGAATCGGCTCGGGCGATCAACCAGGCGATTGGCGAAGTGTTCGACGAGTCGCGGGTGTTCCGCATCGACCACTATCTGGGCAAGGAAACCGTACAGAACCTGATGGCACTGCGCTTCGCCAACACGCTTTTCGAGCCGGTGTGGCGCAACGGGCACATCGATCACGTGCAGATCACCGTCAGCGAGACTCTCGGCGTGGAGAACCGCGGCGGTTACTACGACCACGCCGGAGCCATGCGCGACATGGTGCAGAACCACCTGCTGCAACTGCTCTGCCTGGTGGCAATGGAGGCGCCGGTGCGCTTCGACGCCGAGGCGGTACGCAACGAGAAGGTGAAGATCATCGAGGCGCTGCGGCCGATCTCCGGGCAGGACGTACAGGACAAGACGGTGCGCGGCCAGTACGCCGCCGGGCACATCGGCGGGCAGGAAGTACCGGCGTACTGGTTCGAGAAAAATGTCGACAACGACAGCGATACGGAAACCTTCGTCGCCATTCAGGCAGAGATCGACAACTGGCGCTGGTCCGGTGTGCCGTTCTACCTGCGCACCGGCAAGCGCATGGCGAAGAAGTGTTCGGAGATCGTCATCCAGTTCAAGCCCGCCCCCAACGGCCTGATCGGCTCGGCGAGCAACACGGCCAACCGCCTGTGGATAAGGTTGCAGCCTGAAGAGCGCATCAGCGTGCAGTTGATGGCCAAGGCGCCCGGCAAGGGCATGCAGCTGGAGCCGGTGGAGCTGGACCTGAACCTCGCCCAGGCATTCAACCGCAACAAGCGCCGCTGGGATGCCTATGAGCGTCTACTGCTGGATGTGATCGAGGGCGATTCGACCCTGTTCATGCGCCGCGACGAAGTGGAAGCGGCATGGCGCTGGGTCGACCCAATCATCAAAGGCTGGCAGGAGTACTACCAGAGCCCACGCCCCTACCCCGCCGGAAGCAACGGCCCGGAACAGGCGCAGACCCTGCTGGAATTGCAGGGACGACGCTGGCTGGAGTGA
- the trhP gene encoding prephenate-dependent tRNA uridine(34) hydroxylase TrhP codes for MSQTPFSPELLCPAGSLKSLRHAFAYGADAVYAGQPRYSLRVRNNEFDHANLATGINEAHAQGKRLYVVVNIAPHNAKLKTFLNDLEPVLAMGPDALIMSDPGLIMLVRQNFPEVDIHLSVQANAVNWASVEFWRQQGLKRTILSRELSLEEIAEIRERVPGMELEVFVHGALCMAYSGRCLLSGYINRRDPNQGTCTNACRWEYKTHAAHEDELGHAVRDVEPTLGIGAPTREIVLLEEGNRPGELMEAFEDEHGTYIMNSKDLRAIQHVQRLTEMGVHSLKIEGRTKSHYYVARTAQAYRKAIDDAVAGRAFDLGLMQTLESLAHRGYTEGFLRRHVHDEYQNYQYGHSLSERQQFVGELTGERRNGLAEVRVKNRFEVGDSVELMTPAGNRTFRLQALENNRGDCIGIAPGDGHIVYLPLPEDLDLQYALLMRNLDGGTTRDKHEKAVGGGCGNDCGTCGCGGS; via the coding sequence ATGTCCCAGACCCCGTTTTCCCCCGAACTTCTCTGCCCGGCCGGCTCGCTAAAGAGCCTGCGCCACGCCTTCGCCTATGGCGCCGACGCCGTCTACGCCGGCCAGCCGCGCTACAGCCTGCGGGTGCGCAACAACGAATTCGACCACGCCAACCTCGCCACCGGTATCAACGAGGCCCACGCCCAGGGCAAGCGCCTCTACGTAGTGGTCAACATCGCCCCGCACAACGCCAAGCTCAAGACCTTCCTGAATGACCTGGAGCCAGTGCTGGCGATGGGGCCCGATGCGTTGATCATGTCCGATCCCGGCCTGATCATGCTGGTTCGTCAGAATTTTCCGGAAGTCGATATCCATCTCTCGGTGCAGGCCAACGCGGTGAACTGGGCCAGCGTGGAGTTCTGGCGCCAGCAGGGGCTCAAGCGAACGATCCTGTCCCGCGAGCTGTCGCTGGAAGAAATCGCCGAGATCCGCGAGCGCGTGCCCGGCATGGAGCTGGAAGTCTTCGTCCACGGCGCGCTATGCATGGCCTATTCGGGCCGCTGCCTGCTGTCGGGCTATATCAACCGCCGCGACCCCAACCAGGGCACCTGCACCAACGCCTGCCGCTGGGAATACAAGACCCACGCCGCCCATGAGGACGAACTGGGCCACGCGGTGCGCGACGTCGAGCCGACACTGGGCATCGGTGCGCCGACCCGGGAAATCGTCCTGCTCGAAGAAGGCAATCGCCCCGGCGAGCTGATGGAGGCCTTCGAGGACGAACACGGCACTTACATCATGAACTCCAAGGACCTGCGGGCCATCCAGCACGTGCAGCGCCTGACGGAGATGGGCGTGCACTCGCTGAAGATCGAAGGCCGTACCAAGTCCCACTACTACGTTGCGCGCACCGCCCAGGCCTACCGCAAAGCCATCGACGACGCCGTCGCCGGCCGTGCCTTCGACCTCGGCCTGATGCAGACCCTGGAATCCCTCGCACACCGCGGTTACACCGAAGGCTTCCTGCGCCGCCACGTGCATGACGAGTATCAGAACTACCAGTACGGACACTCGTTGTCCGAGCGCCAGCAGTTCGTGGGTGAACTCACCGGCGAACGGCGCAACGGCCTGGCCGAGGTACGGGTGAAGAACCGCTTCGAAGTCGGCGACAGCGTCGAGCTGATGACTCCGGCAGGCAATCGCACCTTCCGCCTGCAAGCGCTGGAGAACAACCGCGGCGACTGCATCGGCATTGCGCCGGGGGACGGGCACATCGTCTACCTCCCGCTCCCCGAAGACCTCGACCTGCAATACGCGCTGCTGATGCGCAACCTGGATGGGGGGACCACGCGCGACAAGCACGAGAAGGCTGTGGGCGGCGGCTGCGGGAATGACTGCGGCACGTGCGGTTGCGGCGGGAGCTGA
- a CDS encoding DUF3142 domain-containing protein, translating to MRVVAVGLALLLGSATAAAGGVDAVDHDAFWLWSGVERQPVLAQAHTLYVLQGQISAPRQKDGRARLIAQGIAIPRLSQGEVWVVYRAHTLRWHEDIYRTLLSQLRRWRAAGNPVVGVQIDFDARTRYLSEYVDFLQDLRKRLPGDYRLSITGLMDWSSNGAPDTINRLAGVVDEVVVQTYQGRHTIPNYQAYLPRVARLQLPFRIGLAQYGQWQAPDYLAKSRWFRGYVVFLQNP from the coding sequence CTGCGGGTTGTCGCGGTCGGGCTGGCGCTGCTGCTGGGCAGCGCCACGGCGGCTGCCGGCGGGGTGGACGCCGTCGATCACGACGCGTTCTGGCTGTGGAGCGGTGTCGAGAGGCAGCCGGTGCTTGCCCAGGCGCACACGCTCTATGTGCTGCAAGGGCAGATCAGCGCGCCACGTCAGAAGGACGGTCGCGCCCGGCTGATCGCCCAGGGCATCGCCATACCTCGCCTGTCCCAGGGCGAGGTATGGGTGGTCTACCGTGCCCATACCCTGCGCTGGCACGAGGACATCTACCGCACCCTGCTGTCCCAGTTGCGCCGCTGGCGCGCCGCCGGTAATCCGGTGGTAGGTGTGCAGATCGACTTCGATGCGCGAACGCGCTATCTGAGCGAATACGTCGACTTCCTCCAGGACCTGCGCAAGCGCCTGCCGGGGGACTACAGGCTGAGCATCACCGGGTTGATGGACTGGAGCAGCAACGGCGCGCCGGACACCATCAACCGTCTGGCTGGCGTGGTGGACGAGGTGGTGGTGCAGACTTACCAGGGCCGCCACACCATCCCCAATTACCAGGCCTATCTGCCGCGTGTGGCGCGCCTGCAGTTGCCGTTCCGCATCGGCCTGGCGCAGTACGGGCAATGGCAGGCGCCGGACTACCTGGCGAAGAGTCGGTGGTTCAGGGGCTATGTGGTGTTCCTGCAGAATCCTTGA
- a CDS encoding outer membrane assembly lipoprotein YfiO has product MRLHGLTLLALMIGSLGVQEARASSDDSCYPSWNLKRDTLDVCNSLPFLSPGNDSRVNLQLLLADAGQTTIPDRPLSDDEQQLGYGKVPFPLARLLDDGLSSDAGSPTAATSASAPLADLVARIGLQADSLPQPSDSFASGEGSRCRSNNAGTAQDFLSQLLLADALSAEERQSLARSRLTLLGACQWDDTQLTVILPSDLQSAPGKAFATYLKGAAEFYSGRFGEALKAFRALQSSDLPWVRETARYMIARSLLNEAQQNAFDEMGYPDLRKVDKNVLKNAEASLGDYLKQYPQGQYAASAKGLLRRIYWLMSDESRLAGEYAELFARPDADLGQLIQEVDNKLLVTARPADVRDPRLLAVLDLMQMRHHEPNEPRALDGAGLAAQKELFAAQPALHDYLTAAYHLYVDENPGEALKSLPEDIPEKLDYLAFSQQALRGFALEAGNDWIAAEKLWLRLLPLAHQPLQRDQLELALAFNYERSDRLVKVFAEGSPVQTPIIREILLRHVAGPELLRQQARAAGASVEERDTALFALLYKDLLHGQYQAFIDDLALLPTEPGGKPLGASIGYLYGSMPLTLFQWPGGKNDTGYECPAIVDVARDLLQSPQPPRALNCLGEFILRNGLDGFPLDSQPSERELGGSESLFPGSAYSRMDGYLKIIADKQAPEDDRGYALFRAINCYAPSGFNGCGSQDIAPAQRKQWFRTLKGQYASTPWAKALKYYW; this is encoded by the coding sequence ATGCGTCTGCACGGATTAACCCTACTGGCCCTGATGATCGGCAGCCTCGGCGTGCAGGAAGCGCGCGCGAGCAGCGACGACTCGTGCTACCCGAGCTGGAACCTCAAGCGCGACACGCTGGATGTGTGCAACAGCTTGCCGTTCCTGAGCCCGGGCAACGACAGCCGGGTCAATCTGCAACTGCTGCTGGCCGATGCCGGACAGACGACCATTCCGGATCGCCCGCTCTCCGACGACGAACAGCAACTGGGCTATGGCAAGGTGCCGTTCCCTCTTGCGCGCCTGCTCGACGATGGGCTGTCTTCCGATGCCGGCAGCCCGACCGCCGCCACCTCGGCCTCAGCGCCGCTGGCCGATCTGGTCGCGCGCATCGGCCTGCAGGCGGACAGCCTGCCGCAACCCTCCGACAGCTTCGCCAGCGGCGAAGGCAGCCGCTGCCGCAGCAACAACGCGGGCACCGCACAGGACTTCCTCAGCCAGTTGTTGCTCGCCGACGCACTGAGTGCCGAGGAGCGCCAGAGCCTGGCGCGCAGCCGCCTGACGCTGCTGGGCGCCTGCCAGTGGGACGACACGCAGCTCACCGTCATCCTGCCCTCCGACCTGCAATCCGCGCCGGGCAAGGCCTTTGCCACTTATCTCAAGGGGGCCGCGGAGTTCTATAGCGGCCGCTTCGGCGAGGCGCTCAAGGCGTTCCGCGCGCTGCAGTCCAGCGACCTGCCCTGGGTGCGGGAAACAGCCCGCTACATGATTGCCCGCAGCCTGCTCAACGAAGCCCAGCAGAATGCCTTCGACGAGATGGGCTACCCCGACCTGCGCAAGGTCGACAAGAACGTGCTGAAGAATGCCGAGGCCAGCCTGGGCGATTACCTCAAGCAGTATCCGCAGGGCCAGTACGCCGCCTCGGCCAAGGGCCTGCTGCGCCGTATCTACTGGCTGATGAGTGACGAAAGCCGGCTCGCTGGCGAGTACGCCGAGCTGTTCGCCCGCCCCGATGCCGACCTTGGGCAACTGATCCAGGAGGTGGACAACAAGCTGCTGGTCACCGCCCGCCCGGCGGATGTGCGCGACCCGCGCCTGCTGGCTGTGCTCGACCTGATGCAGATGCGCCACCATGAGCCGAACGAGCCGCGCGCGCTTGACGGCGCCGGCCTCGCCGCGCAGAAGGAGCTGTTCGCCGCGCAACCGGCGCTGCATGACTACCTGACTGCCGCCTACCATCTGTACGTGGACGAGAACCCCGGCGAAGCGCTGAAGAGCCTGCCGGAGGATATCCCCGAGAAGCTCGACTACCTCGCGTTCAGCCAGCAGGCCCTGCGTGGCTTCGCGCTGGAGGCCGGCAATGACTGGATCGCCGCCGAGAAGCTCTGGCTGCGGCTGCTGCCGCTGGCGCATCAGCCGCTGCAACGCGACCAACTGGAGCTGGCGCTGGCGTTCAACTACGAGCGCAGCGACCGCCTGGTGAAGGTCTTCGCCGAAGGCTCGCCGGTGCAGACGCCGATCATCCGCGAAATTCTCCTGCGCCACGTCGCCGGCCCCGAGCTGCTGCGCCAGCAGGCGCGTGCGGCCGGCGCATCGGTGGAGGAACGCGACACCGCGCTGTTCGCTCTGCTCTACAAGGACCTGCTGCACGGCCAGTACCAGGCGTTCATCGACGACCTCGCGCTGCTCCCTACCGAGCCGGGCGGCAAGCCGCTGGGTGCGAGCATCGGCTACCTCTACGGCAGCATGCCGCTGACACTGTTCCAGTGGCCGGGTGGCAAGAACGACACCGGCTACGAGTGCCCGGCGATCGTCGACGTCGCCCGCGACCTGTTGCAGAGCCCGCAACCGCCTCGGGCGTTGAACTGCCTGGGCGAGTTCATCCTGCGCAACGGCCTGGATGGATTCCCGCTGGACAGCCAGCCGAGCGAGCGCGAGCTGGGCGGCAGCGAGTCGTTGTTCCCCGGCAGCGCCTACTCGCGGATGGATGGCTATCTGAAGATCATCGCCGACAAGCAGGCGCCGGAGGATGACCGCGGCTACGCGCTGTTCCGCGCCATCAACTGCTACGCCCCCAGCGGATTCAACGGCTGCGGTAGCCAGGACATCGCTCCGGCGCAGCGCAAGCAGTGGTTCCGCACGCTCAAGGGGCAGTACGCCAGCACGCCCTGGGCGAAGGCGCTGAAGTACTACTGGTAA
- a CDS encoding putative bifunctional diguanylate cyclase/phosphodiesterase has translation MTAYVEPSAVPVSHADIRQQYAHEIAVERTRLLYQGSRIPTLLMLLNGLACAALLWGGQDSGVLAGWLIWLVLLAVLRLIQVSAFHAASPERQASPHWQRTFLFGAGASGLTLAFAAIALVPADAFLQQSLVFGLIAAAILSASVAYAVSLPAFLTFALPCLFPSIAYLLLSDNPLQQGWGLLGVILLAALLVVAWQIHRVVHSGLLRRFQAQALVAHLEHANSQTEALNQDLEREVEQRRRAERELRHARDALQARVEAGSAQLSHTEARLALALEASELGLWDWDLVTDEVHHSHLEEIFGITQASVKSVRNDLRPRLHPDDLPLLRRALVEHLKGRTDGYRIEYRVRHADGHWVWVEDRGRVMARDRLGKVTRMVGTRCDISTRKLREEEQRLAATVFEAASEGIIILDPDYRLIAINEAFTRLTGYRREDVLGRNVSLLMGSPETLRRYQSIRAELERQGTWQGELIETRKNGELYPQWLQLNVVRDSRGQVAQVVGFFADLTARRDAEERLRYLSHYDELTGLANRSLFKERLHEAGQRARQEGRGLALLLIDLDRFKLLNDSLGHEVADQLLRQMARRMTQTVPEADTIARLSGDEFAILIDSYASLAALARLSSRLLAKLRTPMTVGGHELVLSASLGIALLPENAREISALMSQANMAMQHAKHLGGNTFQFFTDNLQACTLERLQLETRLRKAIDEGQLDVYYQPKLNLQSGCLDSAEALVRWHHPELGMVPPGDFIGLAEETGLIGAIGEFVLRRACRQARGWQRDGLGELRVSVNLSVHQLRTGNLVSLVRTVLDETGLPPNLLELELTESQLLDNVESVTATFRQLREMGVKLAIDDFGTGYSSLSYLKRFPVDYVKIDQTFIRDLSAQGEDAAITRAIIAMAHSMELKVVAEGVEQPEQLQFLREHLCDEIQGFLISPPLAAEAFATRLRAGR, from the coding sequence ATGACCGCTTATGTAGAGCCTTCGGCGGTGCCGGTCAGTCATGCCGACATCCGCCAGCAGTATGCTCATGAAATCGCCGTCGAACGCACGCGCCTGCTGTATCAGGGGTCCCGGATTCCTACCCTGCTGATGCTGCTCAACGGTCTGGCCTGCGCCGCCCTGCTGTGGGGGGGACAGGATAGCGGGGTACTGGCCGGCTGGCTGATCTGGCTGGTCCTGCTGGCTGTGTTGCGGCTTATCCAGGTTTCTGCGTTCCATGCCGCATCCCCCGAGCGCCAGGCCAGCCCGCACTGGCAGCGGACCTTCCTGTTCGGCGCCGGCGCGTCCGGCCTGACCCTGGCGTTCGCCGCCATTGCGCTGGTGCCGGCCGATGCCTTCCTCCAGCAATCGCTGGTGTTCGGGCTGATCGCCGCCGCCATTCTCTCGGCCAGCGTCGCCTACGCGGTCAGCCTGCCGGCATTCCTCACTTTTGCCTTGCCCTGTCTGTTCCCTTCCATCGCCTACCTGCTGCTCAGTGACAATCCGCTGCAACAGGGCTGGGGCCTGCTGGGAGTAATCCTTCTGGCGGCGCTGCTGGTGGTGGCCTGGCAAATCCACCGGGTGGTCCACTCCGGCCTGTTGCGGCGTTTCCAGGCCCAGGCACTGGTGGCGCACCTGGAGCACGCCAATAGCCAGACCGAAGCGCTGAACCAGGACCTGGAGCGTGAAGTGGAGCAGCGTCGCCGTGCCGAGCGCGAGCTGCGCCACGCCCGCGATGCCCTGCAGGCGCGGGTGGAGGCGGGCAGCGCGCAGCTCAGCCACACCGAGGCGCGCCTGGCGCTGGCGCTGGAGGCCAGCGAACTGGGGTTGTGGGATTGGGACCTGGTCACGGATGAAGTCCACCACTCGCACCTGGAGGAGATCTTCGGGATCACCCAGGCTTCGGTGAAGAGCGTGCGCAACGACCTGCGCCCGCGCCTGCACCCGGACGACCTGCCGCTGCTGCGCCGCGCGCTGGTGGAGCACCTCAAGGGCCGCACCGATGGCTACCGCATCGAATACCGCGTGCGCCATGCCGATGGGCACTGGGTCTGGGTCGAGGACCGCGGCCGGGTGATGGCGCGCGACAGGCTGGGCAAGGTCACGCGGATGGTCGGCACCCGCTGCGACATCTCCACCCGCAAGCTGCGTGAAGAGGAGCAGCGCCTGGCCGCCACGGTGTTCGAGGCAGCCAGCGAAGGCATCATCATTCTCGACCCGGATTACCGCCTGATCGCCATCAACGAAGCCTTCACCCGCCTCACCGGCTACCGTCGCGAAGATGTACTGGGGCGCAACGTCAGCCTGCTGATGGGCTCGCCGGAAACCCTGCGACGCTACCAGTCGATCCGCGCCGAGCTGGAGCGCCAGGGTACCTGGCAGGGCGAGCTGATCGAGACGCGCAAGAACGGCGAACTCTATCCCCAGTGGCTGCAGCTCAACGTTGTGCGCGACAGCCGTGGGCAGGTCGCCCAGGTCGTCGGCTTCTTCGCCGACCTCACTGCCCGCCGCGATGCCGAAGAGCGCCTGCGCTACCTGTCGCATTACGACGAGCTCACCGGGCTGGCCAACCGCAGCCTGTTCAAGGAGCGCCTGCACGAGGCCGGCCAGCGTGCCCGCCAGGAGGGCCGCGGGCTGGCGCTGCTGCTGATTGACCTCGATCGCTTCAAGCTGCTCAACGACAGCCTCGGCCATGAAGTCGCCGACCAGCTACTGCGGCAGATGGCGCGGCGCATGACCCAGACCGTCCCTGAGGCCGACACCATCGCGCGGCTGTCCGGCGATGAGTTCGCCATTCTGATCGATTCCTATGCCAGCCTCGCGGCGCTGGCGCGGCTGTCCAGCCGTCTTCTGGCCAAGCTGCGCACGCCGATGACCGTGGGTGGCCACGAACTGGTGCTCAGTGCCTCGCTGGGTATCGCCCTGCTGCCGGAGAACGCGCGGGAAATCTCTGCGCTGATGAGCCAGGCGAACATGGCCATGCAGCATGCCAAGCACTTGGGCGGCAACACCTTCCAGTTCTTCACCGACAACCTGCAGGCCTGCACCCTGGAGCGCCTGCAACTGGAAACCCGGCTGCGCAAGGCTATCGATGAGGGCCAACTGGATGTCTACTACCAGCCCAAGCTGAACCTGCAGAGTGGCTGCCTGGACAGCGCCGAGGCGCTGGTGCGCTGGCATCATCCGGAACTGGGCATGGTGCCGCCGGGAGACTTCATCGGGCTGGCCGAGGAAACCGGACTGATCGGCGCCATCGGCGAATTCGTCCTGCGCCGCGCCTGCCGCCAGGCGCGTGGCTGGCAGCGCGACGGGCTGGGTGAGCTGCGGGTATCGGTGAACCTGTCGGTTCATCAGTTGCGCACAGGCAATCTCGTCAGCCTGGTGCGTACCGTGCTCGACGAAACCGGCCTGCCGCCGAATCTGCTGGAGCTGGAACTCACCGAGAGCCAGTTGCTGGACAACGTCGAGAGCGTCACCGCGACCTTCCGCCAGTTGCGTGAAATGGGCGTGAAGCTGGCGATCGACGATTTCGGTACCGGCTACTCATCGCTCAGTTATCTCAAGCGCTTCCCGGTGGACTACGTGAAGATCGACCAGACGTTCATCCGCGACCTGTCTGCCCAGGGCGAGGATGCCGCGATCACCCGGGCCATCATCGCGATGGCCCATAGCATGGAGTTGAAGGTGGTCGCCGAAGGTGTGGAGCAGCCCGAGCAACTGCAATTCCTGCGCGAACACCTGTGCGACGAGATCCAGGGCTTCCTGATCAGCCCGCCGCTGGCGGCCGAGGCGTTCGCCACCCGCCTGCGGGCGGGCCGTTGA